The Engystomops pustulosus chromosome 9, aEngPut4.maternal, whole genome shotgun sequence genome includes a window with the following:
- the LOC140076765 gene encoding zinc finger FYVE domain-containing protein 1-like, translated as MSAVLLEPPQKPEDVPAMEEGEEGSFLLVDDNEDLQVRDASDFITRLGCDPQEPVKVLSIFGNTGDGKSHTLNHMFFGGLEVFRTCPSQDSCTIGVWAAYYPDLSLVVLDTEGLLGATDKQNQRLRLLLKVLAVSDLVIYRTRAERLHNDMFQFLGNASKAYLKFFTPELKALSSRCGLEVTLSSLGPSLLIFHETSRTNLLGHGSKVLGQAETDLLKRFHELRTPPEAFSSIHYVGTKTVVPPTDFSQLKETVKKQVLDTSTRSSRPLAHVFAALQSLSERFSGDIPDEQVHITSFFPDEYFTCSLRCLSCRSRCKNRMNHLKDGVPHQADGLCQYAHEYNNKVLICKRCYEGGREMLVIPKTVASTDSPWMGLAKYAWSGFVLECRVCGIIYRSRQYWYGNRDPDGSVVRQEVRHVWSESESSSLDQHNAAQRVLDGVNLVIQSVNEYSAAPTRAVTSWVTDRMAPSYWRPNAEITECYGCKKVFNPAERKHHCRACGEGFCQNCSNHKMPVPERGWGPSPVRVCKKCHSKGPGKGPHPAAPDDGSDVLPRKVTEMAQSSLNMVSSAIEYPLYFVKEAARPSYWVSDQEISECHGCKKTFTPVMSRHHCRACGQGFCHVCSDHQRAVPSRGWYHPVRVCHSCNLRKGDL; from the exons GTGAGAGATGCTTCGGACTTCATCACCAGACTCGGTTGTGATCCACAAGAACCGGTGAAAGTTCTCAGTATCTTTGGGAACACCGGAGATGGGAAGTCCCACACCCTGAACCACATGTTTTTTGGTGGCCTTGAGGTCTTCAGGACCTGCCCTTCCCAGGACTCCTGCACTATAGGTGTATGGGCCGCGTACTACCCGGACCTGTCCCTGGTGGTCCTGGACACTGAAGGTCTCCTCGGGGCCACTGATAAGCAGAACCAGAGGCTCCGTCTCCTCCTGAAGGTCCTCGCCGTGTCCGATCTGGTCATCTACAGGACCCGGGCCGAGAGGTTGCACAATGATATGTTCCAGTTTTTGGGAAACGCTTCCAAGGCTTATCTAAAGTTTTTTACCCCGGAGCTGAAAGCTTTGTCCAGCCGCTGCGGCCTGGAGGTCACTTTGTCCAGTCTGGGACCTTCTCTGCTGATTTTCCATGAAACCTCAAGGACGAATCTGCTGGGACATG gaagtaaagtGCTGGGACAGGCAGAGACGGATCTTCTGAAGCGATTCCATGAGCTCAGGACCCCCCCGGAGGCCTTCAGCTCCATACACTACGTGGGAACAAAGACTGTGGTCCCTCCCACGGATTTCTCCCAGTTAAAAGAGACGGTGAAGAAGCAGGTGCTGGACACATCTACTCGGTCATCCCGGCCGCTGGCGCATGTGTTCGCAGCCTTGCAG AGTCTGAGCGAGCGATTCTCCGGGGATATTCCGGATGAGCAGGTCCATATCACCTCCTTCTTCCCAGACGAATACTTCACCTGTTCTCTGCGATGTCTCAGCTGCAG GTCTCGATGCAAGAACAGGATGAACCATCTGAAGGACGGCGTCCCCCACCAGGCAGATGGGTTGTGCCAGTACGCCCACGAGTATAACAACAAGGTTCTGATCTGCAAG CGATGTTACGAGGGAGGACGAGAGATGCTGGTCATACCGAAGACGGTGGCGTCCACAGACAGTCCGTGGATGGGTCTAGCCAAGTACGCCTGGTCTGG GTTTGTCCTGGAATGCCGGGTGTGTGGGATTATTTACCGCAGTCGGCAGTATTGGTATGGAAATAGAGACCCGGATGGATCGGTTGTTCGGCAGGAGGTGCGACATGTCTGGTCAGAG AGCGAATCCAGCTCCCTGGACCAACACAACGCAGCCCAGCGGGTCCTGGACGGGGTGAATCTGGTCATCCAGTCTGTGAATGAGTACAGCGCCGCTCCCACCCGAGCCGTCACCTCCTGGGTAACTGACCGCATGGCACCTTCATACTGGAGACCCAATGCAGAGATCACA GAATGTTACGGGTGCAAGAAAGTTTTCAATCCGGCCGAGAGGAAACACCACTGCCGGGCGTGCGGAGAAGGCTTCTGCCAGAACTGCTCCAATCACAAAATGCCGGTTCCTGAGAGGGGATGGGGTCCGTCACCTGTGCGGGTCTGTAAGAAGTGCCACAGCAAAGGGCCCGGGAAAG GTCCCCATCCGGCAGCACCAGATGACGGAAGCGACGTCTTACCTCGCAAAGTGACGGAGATGGCTCAGAGCTCGCTGAACATGGTGTCTTCAGCCATAGAATATCCTCTGT ATTTCGTAAAGGAAGCAGCGCGTCCCAGCTACTGGGTGTCGGACCAAGAAATCAGTGAATGCCACGGGTGCAAGAAGACCTTCACGCCTGTCATGTCGAGACACCACTGCCGGGCTTGTGGCCAGGGCTTCTGCCACGTGTGCTCTGACCACCAGCGAGCGGTCCCTTCCCGTGGCTGGTATCACCCTGTGCGGGTGTGCCACAGCTGTAACCTCAGGAAAGGGGATCTGTAA